One genomic segment of Arachis duranensis cultivar V14167 chromosome 4, aradu.V14167.gnm2.J7QH, whole genome shotgun sequence includes these proteins:
- the LOC107486000 gene encoding uncharacterized protein LOC107486000, which produces MKAKVPRNFKSPDMDFYDGTTDPKHHLSNFKSRMYLADASDATRCKAFPTTLLKAAMKWFDSLPPRSVTSFEDLLRKFLMRFSIQKDKIQDLPTEAVIMGLVNGLREGPFSQSISKRHPASLSDVQERAEKYINMEKNARLKESSWRPGHLPSIKDREKEPKKKEDLGLDRPRKYHSYTPLKVFIVDVYREICNTERLPPPRPIKNKKGGAAATTASTIKYMVTQQMTVTNSRM; this is translated from the exons ATGAAGGCAAAAGTTCCAAGAAACTTTAAAAGCCCCGACATGGACTTCTATGATGGAACCACAGATCCAAAGCATCATTTAAGCAActttaaaagtcggatgtatctgGCTGATGCTTCTGATGCAACACGctgcaaagctttcccgaccaccTTATTGAAAGCAgcaatgaagtggttcgatagcctacCTCCAAGGTCGGTCACTAGCTTTGAAGACCTCTTGAGAAAATTCCTAATGCggttctccattcagaaagacaag attcaagacctgcccaccgAGGCAGTCATTATGGGGCTGGTAAATGGGCTTAGAGAAGGacccttctcacagtccatatcaAAAAGACACCCCGCCTCCTTgagtgatgtacaagaaagagctgagaagtacatcaacatggagaaaaacGCCAGACTAAAAGAGTCAAGCTGGCGACCTGGGCACCTCCCCTCGATAAAAGACAGGGAGAAGGagccaaagaagaaagaagacctCGGTCTCGACAGACCCaggaaatatcactcttatactcctctaaaggTTTTCATAGTGGACGTATACAGAGAAATTTGCAATACCGAAAGGCTGCCGCCTCCCAGACccatcaagaataaaaaagggggAGCCGCAGCGACtactgcgagtaccataaaatatatggttaCTCAACAAATGACTGTTACGAACTcaagaatgtga